Genomic window (Aurantimicrobium sp. INA4):
CACGCATGAAAATTTCTGGCACCGCCACCGATATTCTCTAGCTAGCCCAACACCGTTCGTGCTGTTGCGGTGACAGAAATGTCGATACCGTCAGGCATAAACATGGACACCACGGGCGGATGCCAGGTTTTACGCAGCGTCACCTCTGAGCTGACCCCATCGGGAGTTCGCGCTGAAACCAGCTGTACGCCAGCACTATCAGCCGCGGGAATAATGGTGAGATAGTTCTTCGCCTGAGCCTTCACTGCAGTATCCGTCAGCGAAATCCGAGCGACACCATCAACCATTTGCACATCATCGAGGTTGAAAGCTTCAGCAGAGATGAGTGCAGCACCGTCCGCAACGGTGAAAAGTCTCTTGCGCTCGATATACAAGCTCGTTGCTGCCATCGTTGCCACAATCACAGCTAAACCAATCAATCCGGCGAAGATAATCAAGATGAGGCTTGAGCCTTCGTCTGAGGACAGCTTTCTGTTTTCAATCTGTCGCATCATCGCACTCCATGGAAACGCGAGACAACCTGGCTGGCTTGTGAACTAATCGGCACGACGGCTGCCTGATCTAAATTCAACACGGCAGGAACCATCGGCAGTGGAACATTCACATTCACGCCGATGCTGACCAGTGTGCCCGGAGTGAGACAACCTCCGTTTGTTTGCGTGCACGTAATTGAGACATTGGCATGTGAGGAATCTAGACCGTAATCCGCAAGGGCAAAATCTATAGCTTGTTGTGCCCGAGCCACAGCCACATCTTGGTTGGGGGATTCCACATAGACCCGAGCTGCCTGTCTGGCAGCACCCTCAGTGGCAAGAGTTGCCCCCTGGACAGCTGAGACAGCAAGCACGAGATAGACCAAGGGGATCAGCAACAACATTCCCGCGGTGATGAACTCGAGTGAAGCTGAGCCATCCTCGCGGCGCAAACTAGTTAAGAACTTCTTTTGCAGCATGTCCCGTCACCTCCAGCGTTGTTGCCGGGCCCCAGAGCCCAATCATGGGCAAAGGGGCTTCTACAGTGATGACTGTTGCCGGAGCCCCCAGCCAGTTTTCTTCACGAGCGCTGACGTTGGTGGCATATTGTTTTCCGACAGCTGTAGTGATGAGTTCTTTGGTGCGCTGCACACCCTCTGCGGGAGTCGAATCAATGAGTGCACCCCATCTAGCGCCTTCAGAGGCAGCGTCTTGCAACGTGTTTTTCACATGCAAAGCAAGACCGAGTTGAAGCACGCCCAGCGTCACAAATGTCAGCAAAATACCGACAAAGACAAACTCGACAACTGTCGAACCACTGTCATCACTGACAAGCTGACGAAGACGTGCACTCATGATGAACTTAGAAACTCACCACGCGAGAAATAGCTTGATCAAAAACTGTTCCTAATGCAGGGGCAGCAATAGCCCAGATAGCAACAACCAGACCAGCAGTCATCAGGGTGATGAGAACCCAACCGGGAACATCGCCTTGTTCGTCATGCAGACGCGCATTCACGTTGTGCGCGATTTTTTTCAGTATTTTTTTCATTTTTTTCTTCTTTCTCTATGTGCCGGATTAGAAACCGGATTGGATGACGAGCAAACCAGGGAACACCGCAAAGATGATGGTCACCGGCAAGATCAAAAACACGAGCGGAACGAGCATGGCAACCTCTTTTTGCCCAGCACTTTCGAGCAAACGTCGCTTTGCATCTTCACGCGC
Coding sequences:
- a CDS encoding pilus assembly protein TadG-related protein — protein: MMRQIENRKLSSDEGSSLILIIFAGLIGLAVIVATMAATSLYIERKRLFTVADGAALISAEAFNLDDVQMVDGVARISLTDTAVKAQAKNYLTIIPAADSAGVQLVSARTPDGVSSEVTLRKTWHPPVVSMFMPDGIDISVTATARTVLG
- a CDS encoding TadE/TadG family type IV pilus assembly protein, with product MSARLRQLVSDDSGSTVVEFVFVGILLTFVTLGVLQLGLALHVKNTLQDAASEGARWGALIDSTPAEGVQRTKELITTAVGKQYATNVSAREENWLGAPATVITVEAPLPMIGLWGPATTLEVTGHAAKEVLN